From Thermoplasmata archaeon, one genomic window encodes:
- a CDS encoding metalloregulator ArsR/SmtB family transcription factor, which translates to MKAFKLIKDPEAFQLLGDETRRRVIYLLRAKEMTVSQIAGELNLTPQAIYHHIRKLRDAGMVEVAREERVDHFIETYYRATAEIFNMSHGESVPSAYAEAKTTEALQALEKIGIRMRQDPQVVSAIVDTEKRMEAIGENAERSELIAGLEDVDFFVKQYVQHLAKLLSMSDEEFAEYLNLARDQRKQLKSLVEEPASVEAPRAP; encoded by the coding sequence ATGAAGGCCTTCAAGCTCATCAAAGACCCGGAGGCGTTCCAGCTCCTCGGGGACGAGACTCGACGGCGGGTCATCTACCTGCTCCGGGCGAAGGAAATGACCGTCAGCCAGATCGCGGGCGAGCTGAACCTGACGCCGCAGGCCATCTACCATCACATCCGCAAGCTCCGCGATGCGGGCATGGTCGAGGTGGCGCGGGAGGAGCGCGTAGACCACTTCATCGAGACGTACTACCGGGCCACCGCGGAGATTTTCAACATGTCCCACGGCGAAAGCGTCCCGTCCGCGTACGCCGAGGCGAAGACGACCGAGGCGCTCCAGGCGCTCGAGAAGATCGGGATCCGGATGCGTCAAGATCCGCAGGTCGTGTCGGCGATCGTGGACACCGAGAAGCGGATGGAGGCGATCGGCGAGAACGCGGAACGGTCCGAATTGATTGCCGGTCTCGAGGACGTCGACTTCTTCGTGAAGCAATACGTCCAGCACCTGGCCAAGCTGCTCTCGATGAGCGACGAGGAGTTCGCCGAGTACCTCAACTTGGCGCGCGACCAACGCAAGCAGTTAAAGTCCCTCGTCGAGGAACCCGCCTCGGTCGAGGCGCCGCGAGCGCCCTAG
- a CDS encoding acyl-CoA dehydrogenase family protein, translating to MVDFELTEEQRLLQKTAHEFAEREMRPVALEYDKKGEVPWDIIKKAHALGLDSAFIPEAYGGGGIDSTLTHVIVMEELNWGCAGMATGLIGAGLAYLPIIHMGTEDQKKRFLTRFTGPEARLGALCLTEPDAGSDVANISTTAVKKGKEWVLNGVKRFITNGGIADLHIVFATTDKERGYFGIRAFVVEHDTPGLKMGKVEDKMGVRASHTAEVILDDCRIPADNILGSDEGTAFYGAMKTLESSRPLVAAGAVGIARAAYEYALEYARRRKAFGSPIAKKQAIAFMLADMKTKIEAARLLVWRAAWMLDQGMPMNKEASIAKLLAADMAMEVTTDAVQILGGAGYMKDEPVEKWMRDAKIFQIWEGTSQIQRLVISREEIGEL from the coding sequence TTGGTCGATTTTGAACTCACGGAGGAGCAGCGGCTCCTTCAGAAGACGGCCCACGAGTTCGCCGAACGGGAGATGCGGCCGGTCGCCCTCGAGTACGACAAGAAGGGCGAGGTGCCGTGGGACATCATCAAGAAGGCGCACGCCCTCGGCCTCGACTCTGCGTTCATCCCCGAGGCGTACGGGGGCGGCGGGATCGACTCGACCTTGACGCACGTCATCGTGATGGAGGAGCTGAACTGGGGCTGCGCGGGCATGGCGACGGGCCTCATCGGCGCCGGCCTCGCGTACCTTCCGATCATCCACATGGGGACGGAGGACCAGAAGAAACGGTTCTTGACGCGCTTCACCGGGCCGGAGGCCCGCCTCGGCGCGCTGTGTCTCACCGAGCCGGACGCAGGCAGCGACGTGGCGAACATCTCGACGACGGCCGTCAAGAAGGGCAAGGAGTGGGTCCTGAATGGCGTGAAGCGCTTCATCACGAACGGCGGGATCGCGGATTTGCACATCGTCTTCGCGACGACCGACAAAGAGCGCGGGTATTTCGGGATCCGTGCGTTCGTCGTCGAGCACGATACCCCGGGCCTGAAGATGGGAAAGGTCGAGGACAAGATGGGCGTCCGGGCGAGCCATACGGCCGAGGTCATCCTGGACGACTGCCGCATCCCCGCGGACAACATACTCGGCTCCGACGAAGGCACGGCGTTCTACGGGGCGATGAAGACGCTCGAGTCGTCTCGGCCGCTCGTCGCGGCCGGCGCGGTCGGCATCGCGCGCGCGGCGTACGAGTACGCGCTCGAGTACGCGCGGAGGCGGAAGGCGTTCGGTTCGCCGATCGCGAAGAAGCAAGCGATCGCCTTCATGCTCGCGGATATGAAGACGAAGATCGAGGCGGCGCGCCTGCTTGTCTGGCGGGCGGCGTGGATGCTCGATCAAGGGATGCCGATGAACAAGGAGGCGAGCATCGCGAAGCTCCTCGCCGCCGACATGGCGATGGAGGTAACGACGGACGCGGTGCAAATCCTCGGCGGCGCGGGCTACATGAAGGACGAGCCCGTCGAGAAGTGGATGCGGGACGCGAAGATCTTCCAGATCTGGGAGGGCACATCGCAGATCCAGCGGCTCGTCATCTCGCGCGAGGAGATCGGCGAACTCTAG
- a CDS encoding ester cyclase produces MEQQELIELMTTLDDAWNKQDWPVFRRRHAEDTAVYWPGQPEPTRGRHNHEVEAKEFFKTFPDNHLINRPYKILFANEKGTHTCSIAEFSGTMKGPMKTADGKVIPPTGKSFHVEFCTVATWNEKGEITEERLFYDLVGLMRQVGLA; encoded by the coding sequence ATGGAACAACAAGAGCTCATTGAGTTGATGACGACTCTGGACGATGCGTGGAACAAGCAGGACTGGCCTGTGTTCCGGAGGCGACACGCCGAGGACACCGCCGTTTACTGGCCCGGCCAGCCCGAGCCCACGCGGGGACGACACAACCACGAGGTCGAGGCGAAGGAATTTTTCAAGACCTTCCCCGACAACCACCTAATCAACCGCCCGTACAAGATTCTGTTCGCCAACGAGAAAGGAACGCACACGTGCTCCATCGCGGAATTCTCCGGCACGATGAAGGGACCGATGAAGACCGCGGACGGAAAGGTCATCCCGCCGACTGGGAAGAGTTTCCATGTGGAGTTCTGTACGGTGGCCACGTGGAACGAGAAGGGGGAAATCACGGAAGAGCGGCTCTTCTACGACCTCGTAGGCCTCATGAGGCAAGTTGGACTCGCGTGA
- a CDS encoding NAD-dependent epimerase/dehydratase family protein, which produces MNVFVAGATGVLGRRLVHRLAERGHHAVGLVRDDAGAKVVRSLGGEPRRASLFDPDGLARAAEGAEVVIRAATKIPTKLRTSPKDWAENDRIRIEGTKALTEAASRVHARAYVQESVVWAVRNPDGSPFDEDAPAVSDPVLASALEAERIARGAGARHGFAAATLRCGGFYGADAWHTRVMAEALSRGRPAMIRGTSPVWSVVHADDVAAAFVAASESPRSGVWHVVDDRPVALAHFLGSIATRLGAPPPTQMPAWIARLALGRYTAELLRSSFATSNARFRQDFGWRPAFPTCEQGLDEVVATMRAEGFPVRRA; this is translated from the coding sequence GTGAACGTCTTCGTGGCCGGTGCGACCGGCGTCCTGGGCCGCAGGCTTGTGCATCGGCTCGCCGAACGAGGCCACCATGCCGTCGGCTTGGTCCGCGATGACGCGGGCGCGAAGGTCGTCCGCTCCCTCGGAGGTGAACCGCGTCGAGCCAGCCTGTTCGACCCGGACGGGCTCGCGCGGGCCGCGGAGGGCGCCGAGGTCGTGATTCGAGCGGCGACGAAGATTCCGACGAAGCTGCGGACGTCTCCGAAAGATTGGGCCGAAAACGATCGGATTCGGATCGAGGGGACGAAGGCCCTCACAGAGGCCGCGTCGCGGGTGCACGCCAGGGCGTACGTGCAGGAGAGCGTCGTCTGGGCCGTCCGCAATCCCGACGGATCGCCGTTCGACGAGGACGCCCCCGCGGTGTCCGATCCGGTGCTCGCGTCCGCCTTGGAAGCCGAGCGGATTGCCCGCGGGGCCGGGGCCCGCCACGGGTTCGCTGCCGCGACCCTCCGGTGCGGCGGATTCTACGGCGCCGACGCCTGGCACACCCGCGTCATGGCCGAAGCGCTCTCCCGCGGGAGGCCCGCCATGATTCGGGGGACGTCCCCGGTCTGGTCCGTCGTCCACGCCGACGATGTGGCCGCCGCGTTCGTCGCGGCGAGCGAGTCGCCCCGGAGCGGCGTGTGGCATGTCGTCGACGATCGTCCGGTCGCCCTCGCGCATTTCCTCGGGAGCATCGCGACGAGGCTGGGCGCACCCCCACCGACGCAGATGCCCGCATGGATCGCGCGCCTCGCTCTCGGCCGCTACACGGCCGAGCTCCTCCGGTCATCGTTCGCGACGTCGAACGCTCGCTTCCGGCAGGACTTCGGATGGCGTCCGGCCTTCCCGACCTGCGAGCAGGGCCTCGATGAGGTCGTCGCGACGATGAGAGCCGAAGGGTTTCCTGTCAGGAGGGCGTGA
- a CDS encoding SCP2 sterol-binding domain-containing protein: MVQYFSEAFFDEVANRLNVDPEWAKKASTVTTKIVLTCTDRNASFLLDIANGMVSAAPVAPDVPAEFKFEGTYDAWTQLGKGERDFQGLVLGGRIRFRGSMPKVMALTGQLNRITQVAQQVPKEF, encoded by the coding sequence ATGGTCCAGTATTTCTCGGAGGCGTTCTTCGACGAGGTCGCGAACCGACTCAATGTGGATCCGGAGTGGGCGAAGAAGGCTTCGACCGTGACGACGAAGATCGTGCTCACGTGCACGGACCGGAACGCGTCGTTCCTGCTCGACATCGCCAACGGCATGGTGAGCGCCGCGCCTGTCGCCCCGGACGTCCCCGCCGAGTTCAAGTTCGAGGGCACGTACGATGCATGGACGCAGCTTGGCAAGGGGGAACGGGATTTCCAAGGGCTGGTGCTCGGCGGCCGAATCCGGTTTCGAGGCTCCATGCCGAAGGTCATGGCGCTCACCGGTCAGCTGAATCGCATCACGCAGGTGGCGCAGCAGGTCCCGAAGGAATTCTAG